The following DNA comes from Miscanthus floridulus cultivar M001 chromosome 5, ASM1932011v1, whole genome shotgun sequence.
ACCGTGCCAAATGATTCCTGCATTCAGTGGGAGTAATTAGATCATCCACATCCACGATGGATTGCAGCGTCAAAAAACTGATCTTTCGTTGTTGATTTGTTTGTCGCAGCTGAATCTCCCCACAAACAATTAGTGTAGCTGCATTGGCGGGGGGACAGCGCGAGAAGCGCAGCAGCAATGGCGGAGCAGGCGGGCGCCGGGAGGTACTGGTGCCACATGTGCGCCGCGGTGGTGAGCCCCGCGGAGGGAGAGGCGGAGATGAAGTGCCCGCACTGCCACAGCGGCTTCCTCGAGGAGATGGAGACCGCTCgcggcgcggccgcggccgcggtcgCGACCGACGACGGTGATGGTGACGGTGACGGTGACGGCACGGTGGCTCAAGTGTACCCCGGCGGCGCCGACCGCCCGAGCTCCATCTGGGCGCACGCTATCCTCAGCACGGTCGACAGctccgtccgccgccgccgcaaccgGCGGCAGCAGGAGGCCGCCGGCGACGTCTACGACTGGAACGACCCCGAGTTCTCGCTGCGCCGGCGGCGCGTCACCGCGTTCCTGTGGCTCCTGCACGAGCTCCGGGACCGCCAGCTGCAGCGACTGGAGGCTGCTGCCGGCGTCGCCCTCGAAGGCGACCAGCTGACCCCTTTCGGCCGGAGCCTCTTCATCGGCGcagctggcggcggcggcagcgagcATGGCTTGGCGCTGGGCGACTACTTCCTCGGCCCCAGCCTCGACGCACTGGTGCAGCAGCTCGCCGAGAACGACGCGGGGCGGCAGGGAACGCCGCCGGCCAAGAAGGAGTCCGTGGAGGCAATGCCGACCGTGGAGATCGCCAGTGGCAACGATGATGACACGGCCAGCTGCCCTGTCTGCCTGGAGGACTACGCGCCCGGCGAGCGCGCCCGCGAGATGCCCTGCAGGCACAGGTTCCACGCCAATTGCATCGTGCCGTGGCTCGAGATGCACAGCTCCTGCCCTGTCTGCCGGTTCCAGCTGCCGGCCACCGACGACAAGAGCTCATGCAACAGCGGCGACGGTGGCTTTGTCAGTGTCGATGCGGATCGTGAAGGCAATGACAACGGCGGTGGTGATGGTACTGGTAGGGCAACCTCTCCTCCTCCAGGCAATGCCGAGCCAGCTGAAGCCGAAGAGAGCGGCAGACGGTTGCCACCATCCTTACAGTGGCTCAACAGCCTGTTCTCGCCATCGGCGCAGTCCTCCGGTAGCGGCAGCAGCAGTTCGCATCATTGGGAGAATTGAGCAATAATGCAATGCCAATATATAAGGATGGATGGTTGCGGGTTGCTGCTGGTTGACAGCTTGAGCCCATCGGTGCCAATGTACATAGGAAGGAGCAGGAGCATGCCGGGTTGCTGCCATGGAAATTTGGAGCCTTTTTTCAGTGTGCTAGTTTGGCTCATGTAATGTTCTCTCTGATACAGTTATCATGGTTGTAAAAAGAACAGAAATTGGCAAGTGTATGAACTTGCCTCTTGCGTGAACTGGGTGCTGATCATCGTCTTGCTAGTCAATTTTGGTTTTCCGCAGGATGCTAATCACGGGTCTACCAACTTAATGAACACATTTATAATCAAAACTTATTTTTgccaaaacaaaaataaaaccattgCAAAACACTGCCCTTGAAAACTACTTGCTTCTGTTAGGTTTCAGCTACACAGGTTGTCtgtttgattttgtcaaagaaccAGTTCGTTCAATAACATTCTTCTACTCCAAAAGGTCCAAATACACTAGGTAGGTAATAAATTGATTTCGCTGAACCCTGTAATGAACTAATCGTAATACTTATCATTGTTCTAACTCCAACAAGAATTTTTTTGCCAAACCAAATAAAATCAACCATCAAGCATGTGAAACAACCATAAAGTTTTCAGTGCGATGGCAGTTGCAACACAGCTGCAAATTAATTAGCTATAGCAGTTGATAACTGTTTAAATCGCTACATCTAAATGACAAATTCCACAACCTTGTAACACCAAGGTGTACCAGAACCCAACGTCTGTATCTTTGGCAACAAAAAAGCTGCAGATCCGCTGATATGCGTAAGCAGCCTCATAAAAATTCTGCCAAGCAAAATGGTGTGCCTCCCCCTTCGGTTAGACCCTAGTTCACAGTCAGGAGCTTGATGACAGATGCAGTCCCGATACGGTGCAGGGCCACAACAGACTCACCGGTGTAGCATAGCCCCATCGCTTTCGCATTTTCAATGGCAAAACCAAGAGCTTCTTCAGTGGCTTCGCTGTCGAAGGCCTTGGCAGTGCCGGCACTCAGCATTGGGATAACACCCCTCACAATGAGGCTGTGCCTTGCCGGCCCCTCGTCGCTGCAGGTCCAGTCGAACGAGTCTGTCTTCAGCTCAGGAACCACAACGGACAGAATCGGCATGGATGGCCTATACTTGGCCACAAGCCTAGCAGTTGTTCCTCCCCTGGTCAGGACTAAGATAAGTGCTGCCTTGGCAGAGTTTGCTGTGCGGACAGCTGATGATGCAAGGCTCTCCAATGGGCTCATTGGAATTGGAGCTGAAGCCATGATTGATTTGAAAACAGCAGCATGGTCTACGCAAGACTCTGCTTGTAGGCAGATCTTGGCCATAGTCTGCACCGCCAGCTCTGGATAAGCCCCAGCAGCAGTCTCACCACTGAGCATGACACAGTCCGTGCCATCAAGAACTGCGTTTGCAACATCGGTTGCTTCTGCCCGAGTagggcgaggagacttgatcatagATTCCAACATCTGGGTTGCAGTCACAACAGGCTTGCCTTGAATATTGCACTTGAAAATCATCACCTTCTGTGCAAAGAAAATCTTCTCTATAGGAATTTCCATCCCTAAATCACCTCTTGCCACCATAAAAGCATCAGAGTTTGCCAGGATATCATCAAAGTTAGCTACTCCCTCTTGATTCTCAACCTGCATATTCAAATCAATTATTATAACCCTGAATTCGGAAATCTACTAGCTTGAAGCccaaaagagaatgccataaCCATACCTTTGACATCAGCATTATGGACTTGGCATGCTCGCCAAGCACCTTCCTAACCTCCACAAGATCTGAACCCTTCCGAACAAATGACAAGGCAATCATGTCAATCTTGTTTGGAACACCCCACTTAAGGATGTCCTCCTTGTCCTTGTCTGTGAGAGTGGGGAGATCAACAATAACTCCTGGAAGATTAACATTCTTCCTCTCACCAAGCATCCAAGTGTTCTCACAACGGCAGCGAACCAAGCCTTGTTCTTTATCGGAGTGAAGCACAGTAAGAGTGATGGTACCATCAGCACACAATATCACACTGCCTGGCTTCAGATCCACAAGCTTCTTGTAGCTCATCGATATCATTTTCTCATCACCCTTAATGCTGTAGTCTGTGGAAATTGTGATTTCTTGACCTTTTTTCAACTGAATAGGCTTCCCATCTTTCAAAAATCCAGTTCGAATCTCTGGACCCTGCAATATATATATCAGTACATGCAATGAATATGAGGCCAGTATACATTTGCATAGCACAATTATGCAAAGGTTTCCAGTACTTTTTCTACACACAGGGGATAATCCATAAGTCAAACAGCTAATGAAATATAAAAATGGCAGTCATGTTTCCATTTCATATTGTCAAACTGCTTACACTAAGATGTGCATACATGGCAAATTACTATTGAATATATCATAATAGAATGTGCAGATTATTTGCAGGAAGTTTCAAGATGTCTATTCCAACTAAGAAAGAAAGGAAGACCACAAACTATATTTCAAACTACCCAGCCATGCATACTGCAATTTTCAGCTTCCAAATACAAGGATGGCACATCCTGACGCTTTTTATGTATCAGGACATATCCAGATCTAATTTAGATTTGATAGGGAGGCATATCATAGCAAACAGCCGAACACAAGCAAACATTTCGGCATGAATAGATACTTCTAGTGGCTGTTGCTTGGGATTCCTAGGAAACCTGCCTGGCACAGGGTTTAGGGTTCCCTGAGGCACAATTTCATCGGCCTGGGGTCACGATCGCTGCCTGGCAGGTCCCAACCAATCAGCCCCTCACTACACACATTCGCAGTCCTGTTCATGGCTCAAGTTTGATCATAGTCTTTACTTCACAAATCCATCAAGTTCGAACGCTCGGTAACAGCCAGTAAGATGAGTAAAACAAATCCATTGAGTAGCAGTAGAGGGTAATTACATAACATTTAAGGCAAAGTCAAAAAGTGCTGCTTAATCTTTTATGAGTTGTACTACGTCAGGTTTGTAAAGTGTAAAGACGTGATGCACATTTTGGGTTCAAAGCTACAGGCTAGCTAATAGGGTTAAATGGTTGTTAGAATAAGTGCATGGGATAAAATCCCATTTGGTTGGAGCAGAATGAGGGAATGCAAGTTGGGATTGCTTGGCTGGTCATAGGAGGTAATGTGCACTCAGTTCAGATGCTGTCAGTACACAAATTTCTTCCCATCTAAATTACTTGGTTAATATTATGCCTGATTGAAATTGATATAAATTGGGTGCTGCAGATGTGTGGTTGAGTTCAGGGCTGAATAGACAAACAGTATGCCAATACTCAGATGTTCTAAGATAATAATAATGCAAAGAATATGACAAGTGTCAGTAAGGATACCAAGCAAAGGGTCTCACTAGTTGACAGCTATTTACATTGGTCAAAAGGATATTTACAGTACAAATTTCAACCAATATGCTGTATTTATTACCATTTTCCCTGCCTGAATAACAAATACGAAATAAGACCTCAAGGTTTTGCAGGTTTGATCTGTTCCGGGTTTCATGTAGGAATCAGGCAACTAGCTGAGGTCGTCTTCCCTCAAGATGACAAACAACAGAAAATTTTCCCTCAAGGTAACCTAAACACAAAGGGAGCTACATAATACCTGACAAGACTAGGCCAGGTTACGTACTGATTGTGATTACTAATATGTTTGTCTGCCCTGCTGACCATGATTGATTGCTCACATAGATCCAGTGTGGCTTGATGGTTGTGGTCATTGGGTAGAATAGGGGAGCAAGTATGGATGGTGGATTGAGATGTTTTGGTTGACTCATGGATGCTACAAGGTTGAAAGCATAGGACAGTATAGGGTGTAAAAGAAAATTAACGAAGATACCAACATGCCTTCATCAAGCTCAAGAGAACTTAACAAACCACAACTGAAGATAGAAACAGGCTGTCTATTTTAATCACCCCCAGATGTCTCGATCACAAGATTTGGGGGAAGTTCAGTTTGAGTTTCTCACCAGCTAAACCATCCTTTTGTGCTTCATGATAGCTTGACTAGCTAATGCAAACTAACCAACCAAACATGTGACTAACTCGCTATCATTATAAAAGATTCTATATCACAAAGCCTAAATTGATTTTACAAGCATGTTTCCATCTGAGAGATAAAAGATGGCGAGCAATTATACAAGAATTACTGAGTGAACAAGTTTGTTTTTATATAGAAACAGTAAAACTTCATTCCGTATTGTCTTTTGGAAAATTGCCCATTACTGAATGATATAGCCAAGAGCCTTGGCCATGGTACCAGATTCCAAATCAAATAATGGCAAACTGAGACCTACAGATTGACTTAAATCATTTTCTGTGAATCAGTATGGTTTTGTTTCATATgatgcttatttcatatcattGTGAATGGTCAGAAAATTAAATTAGCGTAGAAAATTTTATAGAGCACAGTTGAATCATCGGTGCATCCATAACTAAATTATCTCTTTAAATAACtaaaaaaattcacaa
Coding sequences within:
- the LOC136449832 gene encoding E3 ubiquitin-protein ligase SIRP1-like, which translates into the protein MAEQAGAGRYWCHMCAAVVSPAEGEAEMKCPHCHSGFLEEMETARGAAAAAVATDDGDGDGDGDGTVAQVYPGGADRPSSIWAHAILSTVDSSVRRRRNRRQQEAAGDVYDWNDPEFSLRRRRVTAFLWLLHELRDRQLQRLEAAAGVALEGDQLTPFGRSLFIGAAGGGGSEHGLALGDYFLGPSLDALVQQLAENDAGRQGTPPAKKESVEAMPTVEIASGNDDDTASCPVCLEDYAPGERAREMPCRHRFHANCIVPWLEMHSSCPVCRFQLPATDDKSSCNSGDGGFVSVDADREGNDNGGGDGTGRATSPPPGNAEPAEAEESGRRLPPSLQWLNSLFSPSAQSSGSGSSSSHHWEN
- the LOC136449831 gene encoding pyruvate kinase, cytosolic isozyme-like: MAAGGESAVWGEEPVARRRPKTKIVCTLGPASRSVEMISRLLRAGMCVARFNFSHGSHEYHQETLDNLRAAMELTGILCAVMLDTKGPEIRTGFLKDGKPIQLKKGQEITISTDYSIKGDEKMISMSYKKLVDLKPGSVILCADGTITLTVLHSDKEQGLVRCRCENTWMLGERKNVNLPGVIVDLPTLTDKDKEDILKWGVPNKIDMIALSFVRKGSDLVEVRKVLGEHAKSIMLMSKVENQEGVANFDDILANSDAFMVARGDLGMEIPIEKIFFAQKVMIFKCNIQGKPVVTATQMLESMIKSPRPTRAEATDVANAVLDGTDCVMLSGETAAGAYPELAVQTMAKICLQAESCVDHAAVFKSIMASAPIPMSPLESLASSAVRTANSAKAALILVLTRGGTTARLVAKYRPSMPILSVVVPELKTDSFDWTCSDEGPARHSLIVRGVIPMLSAGTAKAFDSEATEEALGFAIENAKAMGLCYTGESVVALHRIGTASVIKLLTVN